The Triticum aestivum cultivar Chinese Spring chromosome 7B, IWGSC CS RefSeq v2.1, whole genome shotgun sequence genome window below encodes:
- the LOC123158183 gene encoding RING-H2 finger protein ATL16: MGAPGAAPLAGNSFVILSVAVVGILATSLLLLTYYLFLTRCGLASWRRDHDDVVATQHHHHIVYSTAPEPSRGLEEAAIRRIPTLRYRESKQLRAPQAQAASECAVCLSEFREGERLRLLPPCLHLFHIDCIDAWLHATANCPLCRAAISGSACQPQPHIILNQIGIVNVLQADHTVIDIASPSRGETSNVGGAPATVVSMGDERIHPRRDELVDVQQPMRRSLSMDSCNDKHLYLALQKVLRHHHSHSASLGEDRKGEGSTPAAAASSRAAGRLRRSFLSFSHSRSSRSAILPI; encoded by the coding sequence ATGGGCGCGCCAGGCGCAGCTCCCTTAGCGGGCAACAGCTTCGTCATCCTCTCCGTCGCCGTCGTCGGCATCCTCgccacctccctcctcctcctcacctacTACCTCTTCCTCACCCGGTGCGGCCTCGCCTCCTGGCGCCGCGACCACGACGACGTCGTTGCCACGCAGCATCACCACCATATCGTctactccacagcaccagagccgAGCCGCGGCCTGGAGGAGGCGGCGATACGCCGGATACCCACGCTCCGGTACCGGGAGTCCAAGCAGCTGCGGGCACCGCAGGCCCAGGCGGCGAGCGAGTGCGCGGTGTGCCTCAGCGAGTTCCGGGAGGGGGAGAGGCTCCGGCTGCTGCCGCCCTGCCTCCACCTCTTCCACATCGACTGCATCGACGCCTGGCTCCACGCCACCGCCAACTGCCCGCTCTGCAGGGCCGCCATCTCCGGCTCCGCCTGCCAGCCCCAGCCCCACATTATACTTAACCAAATCGGCATCGTCAACGTCCTCCAGGCCGACCACACAGTCATCGACATCGCCTCGCCGTCCCGGGGCGAAACGAGCAACGTCGGTGGCGCACCTGCGACGGTAGTGAGCATGGGAGACGAGCGCATTCACCCGAGGAGGGACGAGTTGGTGGACGTGCAGCAGCCGATGAGAAGGTCGCTGTCCATGGACTCCTGCAACGACAAGCACTTGTATCTCGCTCTGCAGAAGGTCCTGCGCCACCACCACTCTCACTCTGCTTCTCTCGGGGAGGACCGCAAGGGGGAGGGCAGCAcccccgccgccgcagccagcAGCCGGGCAGCAGGGAGGCTGCGGCGATCCTTCCTCTCCTTCAGCCACAGCCGGAGCTCCAGAAGTGCCATCTTGCCAATCTGA
- the LOC123159945 gene encoding thaumatin-like protein 1b — protein MEAPRNHGAPCLLLVLLVLAAQWCSVSTASCSFTISNYCTHTIWPGTMAGAGTPQLPTTGFRLDPGQTVRIPAPAGWSGRIWARTGCNFSTDGSGAAAGAVACQTGDCGGGHMECGGTGGKPPATLFEITLGKGGPADQDFYDVSLVDGYNLPVVAVPRARQGSCNATGCAADLNLSCPKELQVAGGNGGGAVACQSACEAFTQDKYCCSGAYATPDTCSPTAYSSVFKSACPRAYSYAYDDGSSLFTCNAVDYTIAFCLPPAGLNMPADANSAPPADNNGGGSAYVPPTTGNSGAGSIYQPTPAGNNGAGSAYQPPPTGNNGVGSAYQTPPTGTNGIGSTYETPLASSNGVGSAFQPPLTGDDNGVRSAYQPGMIQSAASTRYGQLWFLLPAALLFLK, from the exons ATGGAGGCACCGAGAAATCACGGCGCGCCATGCTTGCTCCTTGTTCTGTTGGTACTAGCTGCCCAGTGGTGCAGCGTCTCGACGGCGAGCTGCAGCTTCACCATATCCAACTACTGCACCCACACCATCTGGCCGGGGACGATGGCCGGCGCGGGCACGCCGCAGCTGCCCACGACGGGGTTCAGGCTCGACCCGGGGCAGACCGTGCGGATCCCGGCGCCGGCTGGTTGGTCCGGCCGGATATGGGCGCGCACGGGGTGCAACTTCAGCACCGACGGCTCAGGCGCGGCCGCCGGCGCGGTCGCGTGCCAGACCGGCGACTGCGGTGGTGGACACATGGAGTGCGGCGGCACGGGCGGGAAGCCGCCAGCGACGCTCTTCGAGATCACGCTGGGGAAGGGCGGCCCCGCCGACCAGGACTTCTATGACGTGAGCCTCGTCGACGGGTACAAcctgcccgtcgtcgccgtcccgCGGGCGCGGCAGGGCAGCTGCAATGCCACCGGCTGCGCCGCCGACCTCAACCTCT CATGTCCCAAGGAGCTGCAGGTGGCCGGCGGCAATGGTGGCGGCGCAGTGGCATGCCAGAGCGCGTGCGAGGCGTTCACGCAGGACAAGTACTGCTGCAGCGGCGCCTACGCGACGCCGGACACGTGCAGCCCGACAGCCTACTCCTCCGTCTTCAAGTCGGCGTGCCCGCGGGCCTACAGCTACGCCTACGACGACGGTAGCAGCCTCTTCACCTGCAACGCCGTCGACTACACCATCGCTTTCTGCCTCCCTCCAGCCGG GTTGAACATGCCTGCTGATGCTAACAGTGCTCCTCCTGCTGACAACAATGGTGGTGGAAGCGCCTACGTGCCGCCCACGACAGGCAACAGCGGTGCTGGAAGCATCTACCAGCCAACCCCTGCAGGTAACAATGGTGCTGGCAGTGCCTACCAGCCACCTCCAACAGGCAACAATGGCGTCGGAAGTGCCTACCAGACACCTCCGACTGGCACCAATGGCATCGGAAGCACCTACGAGACACCCTTGGCTAGCAGCAATGGCGTCGGAAGTGCCTTCCAGCCGCCCCTGACGGGCGACGACAATGGCGTGAGAAGCGCCTACCAGCCGGGGATGATCCAGTCGGCGGCGAGCACGCGATACGGTCAGCTATGGTTTCTGCTACCCGCAGCGCTCTTGTTCCTTAAATGA
- the LOC123160347 gene encoding oxysterol-binding protein-related protein 4C isoform X1 — protein MQQARSYMGRRRRRRAIRHVSVESEVDASAADTATATARASAAVLTAPLSLEGGLAAELQPANLVQRVLSLFGNVRPGADLSHFQLPATFNLPKSQLQLYGEIVYCDGDDYLSRCGKGKDSLERFTAIVAWSISTTRPPIFGFAPYNPVLGETHHVSRGSLHVLLEQVSHKPPVSALHATDDGGNVELVWSQHPVPKFNGASIEATVHGKRQVRLPKFNETYEMDCPNLLIRLLPGPSVEWSGTVRIVCKDSGLEAELSYHRSNSFMGMGGDGRCVKGKVFHSSSPQDTVFEIDGYWDRTVSLKDVESGEVLVLYDANLSIANLVTPEVKEEEGLSSTESTVVWSEVSEAILAKDWEKASEAKRNVEGRARSLEKERNEKGEVWMPKHFSLSQDKDGNWDCCPLEKSVRPAPIVVPSPSS, from the exons ATGCAACAAGCAAGATCCTACatggggcgacggcgacgacggcgagcgATCCGCCATGTCTCG GTTGAGTCGGAGGTCGACGCATCGGCGGCAgacacggccacggccacggccagggCCTCGGCGGCGGTGCTCACCGCGCCGCTGTCGCTGGAAGGGGGCCTCGCGGCGGAGCTCCAGCCGGCGAACCTCGTGCAGCGGGTGCTCAGCCTCTTCGGGAACGTCAGGCCGGGGGCCGATCTCTCGCACTTCCAG CTGCCTGCTACGTTCAACCTGCCAAAATCGCAGCTCCAGTTGTACGGGGAAATAGTCTACTGCGACGGAGATGACTACCTGAGCAGATGCGGCAAAGGCAAGGACAGCCTCGAGCGCTTCACGGCGATCGTCGCATGGAGCATCTCGACGACGAGGCCGCCCATCTTCGGTTTCGCGCCCTACAACCCGGTCCTCGGAGAGACGCACCATGTCTCCAGAGGGTCACTCCATGTCCTTCTTGAGCAG GTGTCTCATAAACCCCCAGTCTCGGCGCTTCACGCTACCGATGACGGCGGAAACGTCGAGCTTGTCTGGAGCCAACACCCAGTGCCGAAATTTAATG GTGCTAGCATAGAGGCAACGGTGCACGGCAAGAGGCAAGTCAGGCTTCCAAAGTTCAACGAGACATACGAGATGGACTGTCCAAACCTGCTCATCAGGCTGCTTCCTGGGCCCTCCGTCGAGTGGTCCGGCACCGTCAGGATCGTCTGCAAGGACTCCGGGCTCGAGGCAGAATTGAGCTACCACAGAAGCAACTCCTTCATGGGAATGGGAGGTGACGGGAGGTGCGTTAAGGGCAAGGTGTTCCATTCATCGAGCCCGCAGGACACCGTCTTCGAGATCGATGGCTACTGGGATAGGACTGTTTCGCTCAAGGATGTTGAGAGTGGGGAGGTCTTGGTTCTCTATGACGCGAACCTCTCCATCGCTAACCTCGTCACACCGGAGGTTAAAGAAGAAGAG GGCTTGTCATCTACCGAGTCGACGGTCGTCTGGAGCGAAGTCAGCGAGGCTATCCTGGCAAAGGACTGGGAGAAGGCTAGCGAGGCGAAGCGGAACGTCGAGGGCAGGGCTAGGAGCCTTGAAAAGGAGAGGAATGAGAAGGGAGAGGTGTGGATGCCCAAGCACTTCTCATTGTCCCAGGACAAGGATGGGAACTGGGACTGCTGTCCATTAGAGAAATCAGTGCGTCCAGCTCCTATCGTTGTACCTTCTCCTTCTTCATGA
- the LOC123160347 gene encoding oxysterol-binding protein-related protein 4C isoform X3, with translation MVESEVDASAADTATATARASAAVLTAPLSLEGGLAAELQPANLVQRVLSLFGNVRPGADLSHFQLPATFNLPKSQLQLYGEIVYCDGDDYLSRCGKGKDSLERFTAIVAWSISTTRPPIFGFAPYNPVLGETHHVSRGSLHVLLEQVSHKPPVSALHATDDGGNVELVWSQHPVPKFNGASIEATVHGKRQVRLPKFNETYEMDCPNLLIRLLPGPSVEWSGTVRIVCKDSGLEAELSYHRSNSFMGMGGDGRCVKGKVFHSSSPQDTVFEIDGYWDRTVSLKDVESGEVLVLYDANLSIANLVTPEVKEEEGLSSTESTVVWSEVSEAILAKDWEKASEAKRNVEGRARSLEKERNEKGEVWMPKHFSLSQDKDGNWDCCPLEKSVRPAPIVVPSPSS, from the exons ATG GTTGAGTCGGAGGTCGACGCATCGGCGGCAgacacggccacggccacggccagggCCTCGGCGGCGGTGCTCACCGCGCCGCTGTCGCTGGAAGGGGGCCTCGCGGCGGAGCTCCAGCCGGCGAACCTCGTGCAGCGGGTGCTCAGCCTCTTCGGGAACGTCAGGCCGGGGGCCGATCTCTCGCACTTCCAG CTGCCTGCTACGTTCAACCTGCCAAAATCGCAGCTCCAGTTGTACGGGGAAATAGTCTACTGCGACGGAGATGACTACCTGAGCAGATGCGGCAAAGGCAAGGACAGCCTCGAGCGCTTCACGGCGATCGTCGCATGGAGCATCTCGACGACGAGGCCGCCCATCTTCGGTTTCGCGCCCTACAACCCGGTCCTCGGAGAGACGCACCATGTCTCCAGAGGGTCACTCCATGTCCTTCTTGAGCAG GTGTCTCATAAACCCCCAGTCTCGGCGCTTCACGCTACCGATGACGGCGGAAACGTCGAGCTTGTCTGGAGCCAACACCCAGTGCCGAAATTTAATG GTGCTAGCATAGAGGCAACGGTGCACGGCAAGAGGCAAGTCAGGCTTCCAAAGTTCAACGAGACATACGAGATGGACTGTCCAAACCTGCTCATCAGGCTGCTTCCTGGGCCCTCCGTCGAGTGGTCCGGCACCGTCAGGATCGTCTGCAAGGACTCCGGGCTCGAGGCAGAATTGAGCTACCACAGAAGCAACTCCTTCATGGGAATGGGAGGTGACGGGAGGTGCGTTAAGGGCAAGGTGTTCCATTCATCGAGCCCGCAGGACACCGTCTTCGAGATCGATGGCTACTGGGATAGGACTGTTTCGCTCAAGGATGTTGAGAGTGGGGAGGTCTTGGTTCTCTATGACGCGAACCTCTCCATCGCTAACCTCGTCACACCGGAGGTTAAAGAAGAAGAG GGCTTGTCATCTACCGAGTCGACGGTCGTCTGGAGCGAAGTCAGCGAGGCTATCCTGGCAAAGGACTGGGAGAAGGCTAGCGAGGCGAAGCGGAACGTCGAGGGCAGGGCTAGGAGCCTTGAAAAGGAGAGGAATGAGAAGGGAGAGGTGTGGATGCCCAAGCACTTCTCATTGTCCCAGGACAAGGATGGGAACTGGGACTGCTGTCCATTAGAGAAATCAGTGCGTCCAGCTCCTATCGTTGTACCTTCTCCTTCTTCATGA
- the LOC123160347 gene encoding oxysterol-binding protein-related protein 4C isoform X2 produces MQQARSYMGRRRRRRAIRHVESEVDASAADTATATARASAAVLTAPLSLEGGLAAELQPANLVQRVLSLFGNVRPGADLSHFQLPATFNLPKSQLQLYGEIVYCDGDDYLSRCGKGKDSLERFTAIVAWSISTTRPPIFGFAPYNPVLGETHHVSRGSLHVLLEQVSHKPPVSALHATDDGGNVELVWSQHPVPKFNGASIEATVHGKRQVRLPKFNETYEMDCPNLLIRLLPGPSVEWSGTVRIVCKDSGLEAELSYHRSNSFMGMGGDGRCVKGKVFHSSSPQDTVFEIDGYWDRTVSLKDVESGEVLVLYDANLSIANLVTPEVKEEEGLSSTESTVVWSEVSEAILAKDWEKASEAKRNVEGRARSLEKERNEKGEVWMPKHFSLSQDKDGNWDCCPLEKSVRPAPIVVPSPSS; encoded by the exons ATGCAACAAGCAAGATCCTACatggggcgacggcgacgacggcgagcgATCCGCCAT GTTGAGTCGGAGGTCGACGCATCGGCGGCAgacacggccacggccacggccagggCCTCGGCGGCGGTGCTCACCGCGCCGCTGTCGCTGGAAGGGGGCCTCGCGGCGGAGCTCCAGCCGGCGAACCTCGTGCAGCGGGTGCTCAGCCTCTTCGGGAACGTCAGGCCGGGGGCCGATCTCTCGCACTTCCAG CTGCCTGCTACGTTCAACCTGCCAAAATCGCAGCTCCAGTTGTACGGGGAAATAGTCTACTGCGACGGAGATGACTACCTGAGCAGATGCGGCAAAGGCAAGGACAGCCTCGAGCGCTTCACGGCGATCGTCGCATGGAGCATCTCGACGACGAGGCCGCCCATCTTCGGTTTCGCGCCCTACAACCCGGTCCTCGGAGAGACGCACCATGTCTCCAGAGGGTCACTCCATGTCCTTCTTGAGCAG GTGTCTCATAAACCCCCAGTCTCGGCGCTTCACGCTACCGATGACGGCGGAAACGTCGAGCTTGTCTGGAGCCAACACCCAGTGCCGAAATTTAATG GTGCTAGCATAGAGGCAACGGTGCACGGCAAGAGGCAAGTCAGGCTTCCAAAGTTCAACGAGACATACGAGATGGACTGTCCAAACCTGCTCATCAGGCTGCTTCCTGGGCCCTCCGTCGAGTGGTCCGGCACCGTCAGGATCGTCTGCAAGGACTCCGGGCTCGAGGCAGAATTGAGCTACCACAGAAGCAACTCCTTCATGGGAATGGGAGGTGACGGGAGGTGCGTTAAGGGCAAGGTGTTCCATTCATCGAGCCCGCAGGACACCGTCTTCGAGATCGATGGCTACTGGGATAGGACTGTTTCGCTCAAGGATGTTGAGAGTGGGGAGGTCTTGGTTCTCTATGACGCGAACCTCTCCATCGCTAACCTCGTCACACCGGAGGTTAAAGAAGAAGAG GGCTTGTCATCTACCGAGTCGACGGTCGTCTGGAGCGAAGTCAGCGAGGCTATCCTGGCAAAGGACTGGGAGAAGGCTAGCGAGGCGAAGCGGAACGTCGAGGGCAGGGCTAGGAGCCTTGAAAAGGAGAGGAATGAGAAGGGAGAGGTGTGGATGCCCAAGCACTTCTCATTGTCCCAGGACAAGGATGGGAACTGGGACTGCTGTCCATTAGAGAAATCAGTGCGTCCAGCTCCTATCGTTGTACCTTCTCCTTCTTCATGA